AAAAAATTACTCTTTAAATTCCATAAAGCCAGAATATGTTTTACATTCAGTAATCCTAATATTTTGATAACTTCTTCTGGAATAATAACTTCCGAACCCGGAAATTGCGGGGTTAACGAACATTTTCTATTTATCAGTTTTACCAGTTGGTTATATCGTTTTAACCCAAACCCACCATATAAATTGGCACTTGGAATCTTCCAGCACAAATTCGTATTGGGTTGAAGTATTTCGCGATGAGTAAGAAATAAATTGGTGTCACCTTTTGTTCCTTTTGACAGAATATTTGTTACCGCCCATGTATAATCCGTTCTGAACGACCATATCCTGTAATCATCCAGTGCCGTTTGTTTGGATTTTAGAAAATTAACAGTTTTCGGCTGGGTGTTCCATTTCTCGTAGTCAACTGTAGAATGTTGTGTCCATCCGTATCTGAAAAGGTCAAAAATAACAACAGATAGGATAATTATTGCGATGTAAGAATTCTGTCTATACCACTGGAACCGTCTTAAAAAATCCAAGCCATACCCTGTTAAAATTGCAAAACAGAATACTGTAATTATTGATAACCTCTGCGGGAACCGAAAAAATGCAAAACCAGGAATAATATATGTAAAAAAAACTAACAACGGCTTTACCAGTAATACAATGAATAAAACTACTATAAGACCTGTGAAGAATTTTACATCTTTAAAGACTGATTCCAGCGATTTTGAACAGCGATTACAGTGATAAGTTCGACGGTATTCAAATCTCTGTAATCTATCTTTAATCACTGTAATCATAGTTTCTG
Above is a genomic segment from Elusimicrobiota bacterium containing:
- a CDS encoding YfhO family protein, translated to DLTIHRNCSGFLCIPVLQGYSIFVNEQYVSTFISKNLPNYSIVILVSVEKLTETMITVIKDRLQRFEYRRTYHCNRCSKSLESVFKDVKFFTGLIVVLFIVLLVKPLLVFFTYIIPGFAFFRFPQRLSIITVFCFAILTGYGLDFLRRFQWYRQNSYIAIIILSVVIFDLFRYGWTQHSTVDYEKWNTQPKTVNFLKSKQTALDDYRIWSFRTDYTWAVTNILSKGTKGDTNLFLTHREILQPNTNLCWKIPSANLYGGFGLKRYNQLVKLINRKCSLTPQFPGSEVIIPEEVIKILGLLNVKHILALWNLKSNFLSAELELPFIKNFDKIEVYRNPLFLPRAFIVSKARVLSDENSILSAMFEKQFNPQQEIILEKRITHGSERTDSSTAKVLKYSDREIIIDANLTDNGFLVLTDTYYPGWKAFVDGIKTEILCANYIMRAVAIGKGNHRIKFYYSPVLFKIGFILSIFTGLIIVFCFLIYRKV